The nucleotide sequence CCGTCACCATGCACGACGCCGACGAACGAATGAAGATCTTCATCGAAGTCGAGGCGACCGGCTTTCTGTACAACATGGTCCGGATCATCGCCGGCACGTTGGTCGAGATCGGGCAGGGGAAACGCCCCGCCGAAAGTATGGCTGAGATCGTCGCTTCGTGCGATCGATTGAAGGCTGGCATGACCGCGCCGGCGCATGGACTATACTTGCTGAAAGTGCATTACCCACCGCACATCGGCTGAGATCGGGCAGGGCAGAGCAGGGGAGCGCGATCCGATCGCTTCCTAAGATTCACGAACTTTTCGCAAGGCCAGAAACCAACATGCGTGTTGCTCATGTGATTACCCGAATGATTATCGGCGGCGCGCAAGAGAACACGCTCTATAACTGCCTCGATCTGATTCGCGACTTTGGCGACGACGTCTTGCTGATCACCGGCCCGAGCGAAGGCCCCGAAGGCAACCTCTTAGAGCAAGCGCATGCGCAAGGCTTGCCGGTGCAGACCTTGCCCAATCTTCGCCGCAACATCCATCCGTGGACCGACTGGAAAGGGTACCACGAGGTGAAGCAGGCGATCCGCGACTTTCAACCTGACGTCGTTCATACACATAGCGCCAAAGCGGGCATGCTGGGGAGAAGGGGGGCGATGGCCCTCAAGGTTCCCGCTGTGATCCATACCGTGCACGGGGCACCGTTTCATCCTTATCAGTCCAGCGTGGCTCGTCGCTTCTTCATCGCGTGTGAACGGTACGCCTCGAGCCAGTGCCATCAACTGGTCAGCGTGGCCGACGCGATGACCGACTTGCTGGTCGAAGCCAAGGTCGCCCCTCGCGAAAAGTTCCTGACCGTTTACAGCGGCATGGAGGTTGAACCCTTCCTGGAAAGTGGAATGCTCCGCGAGGCCGCTCGGGCTGAACTTGGCATTCGGCCCGATGACGTCGTGATCGGCAAAATCGCGCGGCTGTTTCATTTGAAAGGGCACGAGTACGTCATCGAAGCGGCCCGCGATGTGGTCGCCCAATGCCCTCAGGCGAAGTTCCTCTTCGTGGGAGATGGCATCCTGCGCGATAAGTACGAAGAGAGCATTCGCGAGGCAGGGCTGACTGATCACTTCATCCTGGTAGGCCTCGTTCCACCGAAAGAGATACCAAAGTACATCTCGGCGATGGATGTGCTCGTGCATTCCAGCCTTCGCGAAGGCCTGGCCCGGGCACTCCCTCAGGCATTGCTTTCGGGCAAGCCAGCGGTCAGTTTCGATATCGACGGAGCCCGCGAGGTGGTGTCCACTATGGAAACCGGTTTCTTGATTCCGCCGGACAATGTTCCTCAGTTGAAGTCGGCCCTGGTGCAGCTTTGCAGCGATCCCGAGCTGCGCGAGAAGCTGGGAAAAGAAGGGCAGCGGCGTTGTAGTCAGGTCTTTCCGCACCAGGTAATGACCCGTCGATTGCGTGAAATCTACACTGAAGTGCTTCTCAGAAATGGGCACGAAATCGCCTAAACCTGGGAGCTGGCGACGGTTACGACGCCTGGGGGCCTGGTTCACTCTTTTGAAGATCGATCGATTAGGGTAAGATTAAGAAGCCTGTCGATTCGACCGGCGCCGGAACAGTAGGGGCAAATCCTCGTCACGGATAATCTCATCGGTGTCTACCGCAGGAAGAAACTATATCGGTCCATACCGCCTGGTTCGCATGCTACGCACGAGCCAGACTTGCCAGGTATGGGAAGCGATTCACGACCTTGATAATCGCAAGGTGGTGATCAAGACGCTTCGCGAAAACTACATCAAAGACAAAAGCGAAATTGCCGCGCTCCGGCACGAGCATACCGTCGCGGCGAAGTTCGACAATCCGTTCGTAATTCACGTTTACGAATTCGACAGCTTCCGCGGTCTCGCTTACCTGGTTCTCGAGTTCTGCTACTCGCGAAATATGAAGATGGCCATCCGCGATGGCGTCGAAGAACTCGCCTACTGGGCTCCCAAGATTGTCGAAGCAGGGGCCAAGGGTCTCGGCTATATGCACGGCCATGGCTGGATTCATTGCGACGTGAAGCCAGACAACTTCCTGCTGGACAACGAAGGCAACGTCAAGCTGATCGACTTCTCGATCGCCCAGAAAAAGAAGTCAGGTCTGTCGAAACTGTTTGGTGGCGGATCGAAGGTGAATGGCAGTGTCCAAGGAACGCGCAGCTACATGTCGCCGGAACAGATCCGCGGCGTGGCACTCGACGACCGAGCCGACGTTTATTGCTATGGCTGCACCATCTTCGAATTGATCAGCGGTAAGCTACCCTACACAGCCACCAGTCCCGATCACCTGTTGGACAAGCATTTGCGTGCGGCGGTTCCGTCGCTGCAGGCTGCCAACAACAATGTTACCCCAGAGTTCTCTGGCCTTGTCGAACGAATGATGGCCAAAGACCCCAAGCAGCGTCCAGACACGATGGACGATGTGATTCGTTTACTGAAGAACACCAAGATCTATCGCATTCCACCGCGCAGGCCGGCCTCGTTGGTC is from Bremerella sp. JC817 and encodes:
- a CDS encoding serine/threonine-protein kinase, encoding MSTAGRNYIGPYRLVRMLRTSQTCQVWEAIHDLDNRKVVIKTLRENYIKDKSEIAALRHEHTVAAKFDNPFVIHVYEFDSFRGLAYLVLEFCYSRNMKMAIRDGVEELAYWAPKIVEAGAKGLGYMHGHGWIHCDVKPDNFLLDNEGNVKLIDFSIAQKKKSGLSKLFGGGSKVNGSVQGTRSYMSPEQIRGVALDDRADVYCYGCTIFELISGKLPYTATSPDHLLDKHLRAAVPSLQAANNNVTPEFSGLVERMMAKDPKQRPDTMDDVIRLLKNTKIYRIPPRRPASLVDREEAAAASGDDSSSTSGGN
- a CDS encoding glycosyltransferase family 4 protein, coding for MRVAHVITRMIIGGAQENTLYNCLDLIRDFGDDVLLITGPSEGPEGNLLEQAHAQGLPVQTLPNLRRNIHPWTDWKGYHEVKQAIRDFQPDVVHTHSAKAGMLGRRGAMALKVPAVIHTVHGAPFHPYQSSVARRFFIACERYASSQCHQLVSVADAMTDLLVEAKVAPREKFLTVYSGMEVEPFLESGMLREAARAELGIRPDDVVIGKIARLFHLKGHEYVIEAARDVVAQCPQAKFLFVGDGILRDKYEESIREAGLTDHFILVGLVPPKEIPKYISAMDVLVHSSLREGLARALPQALLSGKPAVSFDIDGAREVVSTMETGFLIPPDNVPQLKSALVQLCSDPELREKLGKEGQRRCSQVFPHQVMTRRLREIYTEVLLRNGHEIA